One region of Wyeomyia smithii strain HCP4-BCI-WySm-NY-G18 chromosome 3, ASM2978416v1, whole genome shotgun sequence genomic DNA includes:
- the LOC129728335 gene encoding uncharacterized protein LOC129728335, with product MRSTPSKALDAILHLLPLHEFVQLEAERSALRLKRLKEVLPGDLVGHLSILQQFKRGSLLSMCGDWMKPLDNYDIPYKVRETSRSNWECGVNMVRKRSTVFFTDGSKIGSKTGAGIFGSGVQISVAMGNWPTVFQAEIYAIIECVNVCLKRNYKHANICIFSDSQAALKALCAHKCTSKIVWECVLSLRRLCRMNSVILYWVPGHCGIDGNEKADELAKQGSNSQFVGPEPFPVPLPEKLLEFNKWALCTYTGLITGHCPSKYHLKNIGRVQDDTCRLCNMESETSEHLLCSCGALYMS from the coding sequence ATGCGCAGCACTCCATCAAAAGCGTTGGATGCAATTCTTCACCTGCTGCCCCTGCATGAATTTGTGCAGTTAGAAGCGGAAAGGAGCGCCTTGCGGCTCAAACGTCTTAAAGAGGTCTTACCTGGTGATCTTGTTGGTCATCTGAGTATTTTGCAACAATTCAAAAGAGGGTCTTTGTTGAGTATGTGCGGAGACTGGATGAAACCTTTGGACAACTACGACATTCCCTACAAGGTGCGTGAAACATCGCGCTCCAACTGGGAGTGCGGAGTTAATATGGTCCGTAAGCGGTCAACGGTATTCTTCACGGACGGCTCAAAAATCGGTTCGAAAACTGGTGCGGGAATCTTCGGTTCTGGTGTACAGATATCAGTGGCAATGGGCAACTGGCCTACTGTATTCCAAGCGGAGATTTACGCTATAATCGAATGTGTCAACGTTTGCCTAAAGAGAAACTACAAACATgcgaatatttgcattttctctgatagtcaagcggCACTAAAGGCTCTTTGTGCTCACAAGTGTACGTCAAAAATCGTGTGGGAGTGCGTTCTCTCACTGCGGAGGCTGTGTCGTATGAACTCTGTCATTTTGTACTGGGTTCCCGGGCACTGCGGCATAGACGGTaatgaaaaagcagacgaacTGGCCAAACAGGGCTCAAACTCGCAATTTGTTGGTCCGGAACCCTTCCCGGTCCCCCTTCCGGAAAAGCTCCTAGAGTTCAACAAGTGGGCTCTCTGTACTTACACAGGACTAATAACTGGGCACTGCCCGAGTAAGTATCACTTGAAGAACATTGGTCGAGTTCAGGATGACACTTGTCGCCTCTGTAATATGGAGagcgaaacctcggaacatctgctATGCAGCTGCGGTGCATTATACATGAGCTGA
- the LOC129730783 gene encoding beta-1,3-glucosyltransferase, with protein MKLIMHSSMLIIAVLQLVGIHPSTASAETSAVLAPHEISYLVLSQSTAFYAKQALALRQSIFEQQAKLAKLTDQPVRPTERGAISSDNVYLSHEIFADHEGSWAITPILKHIRASILKASHAGTRWLIICEENSHVNVSLLAHHLGKEDYRQELFLGYPLYDREATIIHHFAFFKNPSSFLYPYLRAGVAITVPLVDHLIQVLSSAGSTLTEFIIDAAHEFALLAWNQGSGTRLTSVSYLCARYDETCAIYAGPTGVVRTTTETGTRPKPVASGAPHILFAVKTCSKFHEQRVPVLLHTWAQYVHHLRLYSDIGDVTIPTIATSIPNTSIGHCAKTLEILHLINEEISRNSSLTDVRWIMLVDDDTILSPSALTRHLSCFDADKDVYLGERYGYHLLTKRGEGTEESDYGYNYITGGGGIVISVSILDALLQSCECPSASSPDDMIIAACMYRVGVRPVHSPLFHQARPSDYPPEILAPDSISFHKHWQIDPYHVYNRWFRLNDEFWVRQDNDPAVSDKPLLHPDHISNENDSTRQPFERLPNGIANVAAPSSHDKHTNQQQPPGEKHPEATPTMANHYQTEHIGKPFCESNELQSNSNLLLNRHHEVSSHGLRQPNIIKHTEL; from the exons CGCCGCACGAAATTTCCTATCTGGTACTGAGCCAGTCGACTGCGTTCTATGCCAAGCAGGCACTGGCGTTACGGCAAAGTATCTTCGAGCAGCAGGCTAAACTGGCCAAGTTGACG GATCAACCGGTCCGACCGACCGAGCGCGGTGCCATCTCCAGCGACAACGTGTACCTTTCGCACGAGATTTTCGCCGACCACGAGGGTTCCTGGGCAATCACACCGATTTTGAAACACATCCGGGCGAGCATTCTGAAAGCATCCCATGCTGGCACCCGCTGGCTAATCATCTGCGAGGAGAACAGCCACGTGAACGTGAGTCTATTAGCACACCATTTGGGCAAAGAGGATTATCGCCAG GAGCTTTTTCTCGGATATCCATTGTATGACCGCGAGGCAACCATTATTCATCATTTTGcgtttttcaaaaatccatCAAGCTTTCTCTACCCCTACCTAAGGGCAGGAGTCGCCATTACCGTACCGCTGGTGGACCACCTGATCCAGGTACTGTCGAGTGCCGGTTCCACGCTGACGGAGTTCATCATCGATGCGGCCCACGAATTCGCACTGCTAGCGTGGAATCAAGGCTCAGGCACCCGGCTGACATCGGTGTCCTACCTTTGCGCTCGATACGACGAAACGTGCGCCATTTATGCAGGTCCAACTGGGGTAGTGAGGACGACTACGGAAACAGGT ACCCGACCGAAACCTGTTGCTAGCGGTGCACCCCACATCCTGTTCGCCGTAAAAACGTGCTCAAAATTTCACGAGCAGCGTGTCCCGGTTCTGTTGCACACCTGGGCACAGTATGTGCACCATCTGCGACTCTACAGTGATATTGGGG ATGTAACTATACCGACGATTGCGACCAGCATTCCCAACACCAGCATCGGTCACTGTGCCAAAACGCTTGAAATACTCCATCTGATAAATGAGGAAATTTCCCGTAATTCCAGCCTAACTGACGTGAGGTGGATAATGCTGGTGGACGATGACACCATTTTGAG TCCCTCTGCACTAACCCGGCATCTGTCCTGCTTCGACGCTGACAAAGACGTCTACCTCGGTGAACGGTACGGTTACCACCTACTGACCAAGCGCGGGGAGGGCACAGAAGAAAGCGACTACGGTTACAACTACATCACAGGAGGAGGTGGAATAGTCATTAGTGTTAGCATCCTCGACGCACTGCTCCAGTCGTGCGAATGTCCCTCGGCATCCTCGCCGGACGACATGATCATTGCGGCATGCATGTATCGGGTTGGCGTTCGACCTGTTCATTCCCCGCTGTTTCACCAGGCTCGACCATCCGACTATCCACCGGAAATTCTGGCTCCCGATAGTATTTCCTTCCACAAGCATTGGCAAATCGATCCCTACCACGTGTACAACAGGTGGTTTAGATTGAACGATGAGTTCTGGGTTCGCCAGGATAACGACCCGGCAGTCAGCGACAAGCCCCTGCTTCATCCAGATCATATCAGTAATGAGAACGATAGCACAAGACAACCGTTCGAGCGACTACCGAACGGCATTGCGAACGTCGCCGCGCCATCATCGCATGACAAGCATACCAATCAGCAGCAGCCGCCGGGGGAAAAGCATCCAGAAGCGACCCCGACGATGGCAAACCACTATCAAACTGAACATATCGGTAAACCTTTCTGCGAGAGTAATGAGCTCCAATCAAACAGTAACTTGCTGCTGAATCGACATCACGAGGTCAGTAGTCACGGCCTTCGGCAACCAAACATAATCAAACATACCGAACTGTAG